In one Rutidosis leptorrhynchoides isolate AG116_Rl617_1_P2 chromosome 8, CSIRO_AGI_Rlap_v1, whole genome shotgun sequence genomic region, the following are encoded:
- the LOC139863004 gene encoding calcium-binding protein KIC-like has protein sequence MEERRYQDLLPVMAEKLELTTFMDELCGGFRLLADENLGLITPESLRKNSRILGMENMSKEDAQGMVKEGDLDGDGFLNETEFCILMVRLSPEMMQNAEMWLEKAIEDEIMKSATTSSHEEN, from the coding sequence ATGGAAGAAAGAAGATACCAAGACTTGCTTCCGGTGATGGCGGAGAAACTAGAGCTAACCACCTTCATGGACGAGCTATGTGGTGGTTTTCGGTTGCTAGCAGATGAAAACCTCGGGCTGATCACGCCCGAAAGTTTAAGAAAGAATTCAAGAATTCTTGGAATGGAAAATATGAGCAAAGAAGATGCACAAGGTATGGTTAAAGAAGGAGACCTTGATGGAGACGGTTTCTTGAACGAAACCGAATTTTGTATACTTATGGTGAGACTTAGTCCTGAAATGATGCAAAATGCTGAGATGTGGTTGGAGAAAGCCATTGAAGATGAGATAATGAAATCAGCTACTACTTCATCACATGAAGAGAATTAA